The sequence CCTCGAGCCCAGCACCACCAGCTGAGGGTGCCTCGAGTATGGGCTCGACACCGTCAGCTCGAGGAATTGTGAGTCAGGCACTGGGCATCGCCAGCTCGAGCAGCACCACCAAGTGCAGCTCGAGGCACTTCCTTGAGCTGGGCTCATGCTGCACTGCCTGGTGCACCAGCACCACCACCTCGAGCTAGGTTGACGCACAGCTAACGCCCATCACCGCCAAATCAATGTTGGGTGTGCTGACCTCGAGTAGCACCGCCAGCTCGAGCTGGACATCTCCTCCAACCCAACCTCAAGCTAGACTCGAGCTGAACCCGCCAAGTGCGGACTTGAGCACCCCAACTGTCGCGGTTCACCACCACCCTTTCCTGACCCAATAATTTGGGCCACCTTCATTAATAACATTGGGCTTGGGTTATAAATATTGGGCTTATTAACTAGTTCAATATTGAGACAAATAATTGTTCAAACTAAGTGAAGACCTAAATACTACACCACCATTAGATATTTCATCCGATAGTGAGGGGGTATATGATGTATATATTGTTAATACACATTTAatttcaagagaaaaaaagtaatttttttatatataaccCCTgcaataaatacatacactCTACCATACTACATAAATTCCAACACCActataaatagcaaaaatataattttttagaaggaCCACTATTCGTTGATTGTGACTACACTTACTAAAAAATCCcacaaaaattatgttttcacCTAATGAGCTATTATGTCGCgggtaaaattttcatttcatcctTTCGTAAAACTCTCAACCACatcaaaaagcaaaaatgaaaagaagaagaggaggaagcAACAGAACCTTCATTATAtaagtttcaaattttattacaggcaaagaagaatgaaaaacacaaaaatttcaaaagacgATGCGTTTGCCGGGAGTCGAACCCGGGTCTATTGCTTGGAAGGCAATTATCCTAACCGTTGGACTACAAACGCTAGCTGTTGTTCCATAAATTGTTATTCTTAGTTACAATTCATGCCCATGTTTGGTCGATATTCAGCCACATTTGCTGCTGCAGTTCAAAAATCCAGCAACATTTCACAAACCTCTCAGCAATAATCCAAATCCATGGAGCTACCAACAACTCTCAAGAATCCACTCCCTTCCTTCCCTCCTCCAAGAACTCCCATCAAAATCCCTATCAACAACTATACACTCCCTTCATCCCCCAATCCAATCACACCAAAAACCCATCTCAAAACAAATCCATACGAACCACCCACTCCCACAATGTCCGACATCTTGGCCGCTTCCAGAGCGCAGAATCTGGACCTTCAGCTCCAGACGTTCGGCCCCTTTTTCAGGGTCACGGCTCGAAGCTTGGGGACCCGGAGGGAACTGGGCAGGGCTGAGGGGGTGATTAGGTTTTGGTTTGGTGGGAAAATTCTGCATTTGGATTCAATGAAGCTGCGAAGGGAGACGGTGGGAATGGAGAAATCGATATTTGGGATTGGTTTGTTTGTTGGAGCGGTGGCGATCAGGCATGGGTTTGAGTGTGGGTGCCGGAAGGCTGAGCTGCTCGCCATCAATGACACTCATCTTTACCATTCCAAGGTGCGTACTTGCCGCTTACCTTGTTTGCTGTCGTCTTCAGCTTTTGCGCTGCTTTTCTGTAAGCACAATTTaatgacaaattaaatttgtcataattataaatatttgattgcaaaattacaaaatggCATTTTCCGTCCCAGTAAGTTAGCCTTTCTGTGATTGTACTCccactaaaatatttagaattctACGAAAACAACTTTAATTATCCTCAAAAGCTCATGCCATAGAGATGCtttttccacaaaaaaaaaaaatttaacggAATTAAGACttggaattaaaattacaaaattttgagaGTTATATAGAATGTAATATGGTGGACTGAAAAACAATGGTAATAAAATCGTAAAAAGACAATCATTTGTTTGAACTAAGATTTTGGTGTCCCACATAGGAACATCAAGACCATCTATTTGTTTAGactatgatgatgatgatgatatagTTGTGTGTTTGCAGCTGGTGAGGTTTTACAAGAGAA comes from Sesamum indicum cultivar Zhongzhi No. 13 linkage group LG10, S_indicum_v1.0, whole genome shotgun sequence and encodes:
- the LOC105172662 gene encoding uncharacterized protein LOC105172662; its protein translation is MELPTTLKNPLPSFPPPRTPIKIPINNYTLPSSPNPITPKTHLKTNPYEPPTPTMSDILAASRAQNLDLQLQTFGPFFRVTARSLGTRRELGRAEGVIRFWFGGKILHLDSMKLRRETVGMEKSIFGIGLFVGAVAIRHGFECGCRKAELLAINDTHLYHSKLVRFYKRIGFREVYEVTGSSLGDFTHMLVWGGVGTRMDADLHHLITKWCSRFKPKSTVDAA